Below is a window of Humulus lupulus chromosome 2, drHumLupu1.1, whole genome shotgun sequence DNA.
ACTCATTACCAACTAATTTTGAGATGGAACCTCATGTGTCTTACCAAACTCTCCACCCTATACTATGTAATATTTCCTTCTCTAATTCTCTAACACCTTCTCCTAAAATTTAACCTTCCATCCATCTATCAAATCTTACAATTTGTGAAATGATTTGTGTAAATTGTGTCTATTATTGTTTCAATAAAAGTATGGTGCGAGGTCACAAGTGATAATACGCACATGAATGTGATGCACCTACGATTCTTAATAGATTAGGTGTCGCAAAGTTACTAATGTTAATGATACGTACGTACATTGATTATGTAATGTGGTAAGTTGGACACAGTGGTAAGTGAAGGTCGCAAGGGCCATCTAAGGATGTGCATGTACAAATGTATTAGATTGCGGAGGTCACAAGGTGAGATTCGCCGCTTATAAAAATTGTGATGATAAAATTTTATAaggaaaaagaaataaagaaaaattggaGAAAACCAATATCCTAAAATtttataacacttttttttttcttgaaaatatatttataattattttatattttataaaattgtattacatttaagttttgatttttctATAAAAAAGAATTCTGAATTTTTTGTTTGAATCCAAATATGAGAAAATGAAATTCTTTAGAATGTTTTTTCCCTCTTAAAATCTAAAATCCAAACAAAGAGTTAGAAAATGGTGATAGTTACCACCTATCTCATTGATACAATTAACATCTTAGACGCCAAATGTTGCTCTATGATCAAATTACTAGAAATGACGATGAACTTATTTTCAGAACTAATGTTTTCTTCTCTAAAGTGGGGGGAAAAGAACAAAAAGCCATCAACAAAAGAAAATAAGATTATGACATAAAAGAATAGGAACAACACACCAATGCAGATTTTGCTTTGACTTGTTTTGTACAAAATTGAAGGACCAATTCCCTAAAACTATCTGGACCCCTTGTGCCTCTACCTCAAAATTTATGAGATCACAACTGCAGGTGTTTCAAACATACAATCTTTCTACAAATAAGCCGCAAAGGAGAAAACAACCCCTATCATCATCGCAAGTCTCGTAAAAGAGCTTCTGTGAAAATAGTCTTCTGGAGAACCTGAACTAGTGGAATTCAACGATGGCGCAGTAACATTAACCAGGTTGCCATTCTTCCCCAAACTGAGCATTGACAAATAAATTACACCACAAGTTAATAATGAGACTAATGGAAGCTTTTCAAAAATCCAATCCTTTTAAACTAAGCTATGACTCGAATGTACTTAAAAAGATTGGGTGACACATGGTGTATAAATGATATAGAAGAGCTATACCTTCCAGTAAACACACAGGAACCATGACCTGCACCAATTGATTCAAGAGAATAGTTAATGACAGAGacatacataataataataatagtcaaCAAGCCaagtcaaataataataatatgccaaataaataataataatggtaATTTGCTAATCAATTGTGCGCGAAAGTGAAGTAAGTTTTTTACTTGGATCTGTAGTTGTAATTGCAGCTACCCCATTGAAGTCACATGATCCAGCAGCCTTCCCCATCTTATGATAATATGCATCAAAAGCATAAGTTGCATGAGCAACCACATTATCTGGCTCGTAGCAGGGCTGTCCCTGCAGCAAGGCTGAGCAGTCCACTTTGCCAGGACCACAAGCCCAGTCAAGTGCAGCCTGCAACATCTTTTTATCAGCACCTTCCTTGGCCGTGCAGAAGGTCTGGTTTGTTGTATCATTGGACAACACATTTCCTGATCCTGTCAAGCGCATAATGTAAACAGGCACACCATTGGCATTAAACAATCCCCAGTTTTTCTCTGAGATTGATCCAGCTTTCGTATCCTCATTGTAAAGCTCGTAAATGAAAGTACTAACAGCCATTCCAGGGCGTTTGGGAGTTCCAGTCTTGTTCAACACGTGTTTTATCAGATTGCTGTTATAAGTATTGGCATTCTCTAATGTTGCATCTGGTTCACTGGGATCACCTTTGGAAGGCCAGCCTGATTCTGTCACCACCACTGGAATGTTAGTAAAGTTGAGAAAAGCCATGGCAGAATATGCAGCATCAACCACTGCATCAAACACATTGGTGTAGTGGAGAAGTGTGTTGGAATCAACCGCTTCTTTATTTGAAGAAAGAGGCTCGAATAGAGCATAATCCAGTGGTATAACACCATTTGCTTGCATGTAATCATAGTAAGGGTAGATATTGAGCATGAGATATGATCCTGTGGACTGCAAGAAATTGAGCATAGGGACCAAAACTGGATTCAATGAGTGGTTAAAGAAGGCTTGGGAAGGTGGGAATGAGTCAAGGATTATAGAGGAAGGAAGGGGCGTTGAGACTTTGATTTGGCGGTCAAGATTAGATGCAACAAGGGCTGACTGAATGTACTTGAGAGCATTGACAAGAACTCTTGCTGCATTAGGAAGTGAAGTAAAAACCTCAGAGCCCACACATATGGCAGTGATATTGGTGGCAGGGTAATGAGCTACAATATTCTGAGAAACCCAATTAGCTGCAGTGGAATTCGATTGGCCAATGCCAAGAAGCTGTTCATTGGGAATAGAGACAACAACTTGAATTCCTGTATTTGCAAGTGCAACAAGCATACCACGGTCAGCATCATATAGCCGAACATGTCTAATTTGTTGGGCTTTGAGGAGGGCTGCTACTTGTGTAGGGTGTGGCATATCTGAGAGGTCTGTTCCAATATTCACGCCAATGAACGCATCTAAAACATAAACGGAGAACAAAAGTCACAACCATTGTTTGCATTCATTGTTTGCAATTGGGTTTACATGTAAGCGTTTACATAACACTGATGGATATGATGATGGTACAAGAGACAACTGAAGATAGTCAACAAAtccattaattatatataaatatatatatatattgtataccAAGCATTTAGGCAGGCTACAACCACAACAAAGAATGGCATTTCTGTTGTCGTATATCAAAGAGTGATAAACTTATCGTCTTAGACTACACATGAAAAAAGCAACACACTTGAAGTCACATGgtctttaaaataaaaaatgagtgCCATATTAAGTAGGTTTTTCTCTTTCAAAAAAAATGTAGGTTTCTCCATCAAAGAAGAAAAGTACTGTTATAGGCAATAAATATGTCTAAAATCACCATCGAGTGCAGCAATGTCTTAAATCAACTGTCGGGTCAACAACTGGTGACTTACCCAACCTTATTGAATTAATGTATTTCCTTAAGTAAATTAGTAATTTTGCTACAATAAACATCTCGTGGCTTTCCAAAAGAAAGAACGGTATACTCCAACCTACTATAACTGCACCAAGTTCCAAGAACTTAAGCAGAGAAGCTAAACTCAAGTAGCATATGCCCATTTACACTACCAAGGCTAATGGGCAACAAGTAATCCATTAGCTGGAAGACATGGTGGTGGcccttttatattttattatcacaACAATATTAGTAAAATGACATAAATGAAGACAAGAATGGTGATTATCTAGGAACTTAAACTTTTGCTTTTGTGGGATCAAAATATCCGAATCCATATAAGACGTCTTTATTAAATACTCCTGGAAGACAACACAATAAAGTGCCCGCCTGATGTATCAAAACAGAGTTTTGGACTGGAGTTCGAGGTCTAGGAGAGCATGCATATATTATACTTATAATATGTGCATATTTGTTATAGTAAAAGTGAAatattaaaagttaaaaaaaataaaaagaactatTAAAAGATAAGAAAGCATTTGATTGCATTTAG
It encodes the following:
- the LOC133818630 gene encoding glucan endo-1,3-beta-glucosidase 2-like gives rise to the protein MAVLLLLLFLVTSSATADEDAFIGVNIGTDLSDMPHPTQVAALLKAQQIRHVRLYDADRGMLVALANTGIQVVVSIPNEQLLGIGQSNSTAANWVSQNIVAHYPATNITAICVGSEVFTSLPNAARVLVNALKYIQSALVASNLDRQIKVSTPLPSSIILDSFPPSQAFFNHSLNPVLVPMLNFLQSTGSYLMLNIYPYYDYMQANGVIPLDYALFEPLSSNKEAVDSNTLLHYTNVFDAVVDAAYSAMAFLNFTNIPVVVTESGWPSKGDPSEPDATLENANTYNSNLIKHVLNKTGTPKRPGMAVSTFIYELYNEDTKAGSISEKNWGLFNANGVPVYIMRLTGSGNVLSNDTTNQTFCTAKEGADKKMLQAALDWACGPGKVDCSALLQGQPCYEPDNVVAHATYAFDAYYHKMGKAAGSCDFNGVAAITTTDPSHGSCVFTGSLGKNGNLVNVTAPSLNSTSSGSPEDYFHRSSFTRLAMMIGVVFSFAAYL